One genomic window of Cercospora beticola chromosome 5, complete sequence includes the following:
- a CDS encoding uncharacterized protein (BUSCO:EOG09264BJC): MPSATREPSTKKSSSSKTADDAKTHKLSLKGSSKLVTEFFEYSINTILFQRGVYPAEDFTAVKKYGLNMMVTLDDQVKAYIKKIMSQLSKWMQKSKISKLVIVITSKETGEHVERWQFDVNIFNDDSKKKSRSSSGDKENSAPAGSSAEATQPEKTEAEIQSEIQALFRQITASVSFLPMLDGNCTFNVLVYADADSEVPLEWGDSDAKEVKNAEKVMLRSFSTQNHRVDTVVSYRLAD, encoded by the exons ATGCCTTCAGCAACGAGAGAACCATCGACGAAgaagtcgtcatcatcaaagACCGCGGACGATGCGAAGACACACAAGCTGTCGCTAAAAGGCAGCTCAAAACTGGTGACGGAGTTCTTCGAGTACTCCATCAACACCATATTGTTCCAGCGCGGCGTCTATCCCGCTGAGGACTTCACAGC GGTCAAGAAATATGGCCTGAACATGATGGTCACGCTCGATGACCAAGTCAAAGCATATATCAAGAAGATCATGTCGCAACTCAGCAAATGGATGCAGAAGTCCAAGATCTCAAAATtagtcatcgtcatcacatCCAAGGAGACCGGCGAACACGTTGAGCGATGGCAGTTCGACGTCAACATCTTCAACGacgacagcaagaagaaatcgCGCTCCTCCAGTGGCGACAAAGAGAATTCCGCACCGGCTGGATCCAGCGCCGAAGCGACACAGCCTGAGAAGACGGAAGCAGAGATTCAATCCGAGATTCAAGCACTGTTTCGTCAAATTACCGCATCTGTTTCCTTTCTGCCTATGCTTGACGGGAATTGCACATTCAACGTCCTAGTATACGCAGATGCAGATAGTGAGGTGCCGCTAGAGTGGGGAGATTCTGACGCGAAGGAGGTGAAGAATGCAGAGAAGGTCATGTTGAGAAGTTTCTCAACGCAAAATCACAGAGTGGATACTGTGGTCTCGTACAG GCTTGCCGACTGA
- the GUF1 gene encoding Translation factor guf1 mitochondrial — protein sequence MRRCFLATKGLAGFCRSWQSSVTPNATFAARLALNGQWRSLSCTARLAASSIHDPTVVEQRISKIPIERFRNFCIVAHVDHGKSTLSDRLLELTNTIPPGGNKQILDKLDVERERGITVKAQTCSMVYNHNGEDYLLHLVDTPGHVDFRAEVSRSYASCGGALLLVDASQGIQAQTVANFYLAFAQDLTLVPVLNKVDLPTADTQRTIEQLQDTFEIDSSNAAMVSAKTGLNVAQLLPQIVEQIPAPVGDENGPLKMLLVDSWYDNYKGVILLVRIFEGKVKAGDRLVSYVTGLEYIAGEVGIMYPLELPQKCLRAGQLGYIYMNPGMKRSKEAKIGDTYTTVAYKNWDVVKPLPGFVEPKPMVFVAAFPTDQGDYTHLEDSINQVTLNDRSVTVMKESSEALGAGWRLGFLGTLHCSVFEDRLRQEHGANIIITPPSVPFKVIRKDGKEEIITNPNDFPENQQVHQTVAELQEPYVEATITFPQEYLGEIIKLCEANRGEQQSLTFFTATQVILKYLLPLERLVDDFFGKLKSATKGYASLDYEDAGYRKSNIIKLQLNVNKVPVDAVARVIHYSEAERLGKAWVTKFKEHVDRQMFEVVIQAVAGKRVVARETLKPFRKDVLQKLHAADVSRRRKLLEKQKEGKRRMRAVGNVAIDNKAFQSFLAK from the coding sequence ATGCGACGATGTTTCCTGGCGACTAAAGGACTAGCTGGCTTCTGCCGCTCCTGGCAGTCGTCCGTCACCCCCAATGCGACCTTCGCAGCCCGTCTGGCGCTCAATGGCCAGTGGAGGTCATTGAGCTGCACAGCTCGATTGGCCGCCAGCTCCATTCACGATCCCACCGTCGTCGAACAGCGCATCTCGAAGATTCCCATTGAGCGCTTCCGCAACTTCTGCATCGTCGCTCACGTTGATCATGGCAAGAGCACGCTTAGCGATCGGCTGCTGGAGCTCACGAATACCATTCCTCCCGGCGGCAACAAGCAGATTCTAGACAAATTGGATGTGGAAAGAGAGCGAGGCATCACTGTCAAGGCGCAGACATGCTCGATGGTATACAACCACAACGGTGAAGACTACCTTCTGCATCTTGTCGACACACCTGGCCACGTAGACTTCAGGGCGGAAGTCAGTCGCAGCTACGCCAGTTGTGGTGGAGCACTGCTACTGGTCGATGCTTCGCAGGGCATTCAGGCACAGACCGTAGCCAACTTCTATCTTGCCTTTGCACAGGACTTGACACTAGTTCCGGTGCTCAACAAGGTCGATTTGCCAACAGCAGATACGCAGCGAACTATCGAGCAGCTTCAGGACACTTTTGAGATCGATTCTTCCAATGCTGCTATGGTGTCTGCGAAGACAGGTCTGAATGTTGCCCAGTTGTTGCCTCAAATTGTGGAACAAATCCCAGCGCCGGTCGGAGACGAGAATGGCCCCCTCAAGATGCTTCTCGTGGACAGCTGGTACGACAACTACAAAGGTGTGATTCTGCTCGTCCGGATATTCGAAGGCAAGGTCAAAGCCGGCGATCGATTGGTGTCCTATGTCACCGGGCTCGAGTACATTGCAGGTGAGGTCGGCATCATGTATCCGCTCGAACTACCACAGAAGTGCTTGCGAGCAGGTCAGCTCGGATACATCTACATGAACCCAGGCATGAAACGCAGCAAAGAGGCCAAAATTGGTGACACATACACGACTGTAGCCTACAAGAACTGGGACGTCGTCAAGCCTTTGCCGGGGTTTGTTGAGCCAAAGCCCATGGTGTTCGTTGCTGCCTTCCCCACCGATCAAGGAGACTACACCCATCTTGAGGACAGCATCAACCAGGTCACGCTCAACGATCGATCCGTGACAGTCATGAAGGAGAGTAGTGAAGCTTTGGGCGCGGGCTGGCGCTTAGGCTTTCTGGGCACGCTTCACTGCTCTGTCTTCGAAGATCGTCTGAGGCAGGAGCATGGCGCCAACATTATCATCACCCCACCTTCCGTGCCCTTCAAAGTGATACGCAAGGATGGCAAGGAAGAAATCATCACAAATCCAAATGACTTCCCTGAGAATCAGCAGGTTCATCAGACTGTCGCTGAGTTGCAGGAGCCGTATGTCGAGGCCACAATTACGTTTCCGCAAGAGTACTTGGGAGAAATCATCAAACTGTGCGAGGCCAATCgcggcgagcagcagtcTTTGACGTTTTTCACTGCCACGCAAGTGATTCTCAAGTATTTGTTACCCCTGGAACGGTTGGTGGATGACTTCTTCGGGAAGCTTAAATCGGCCACCAAAGGATATGCATCACTCGATTATGAAGATGCTGGATACCGAAAGTCCAATATTATCAAGTTACAATTGAACGTTAACAAGGTACCGGTCGATGCTGTAGCCAGAGTCATTCACTACTCTGAAGCCGAAAGGCTTGGCAAAGCATGGGTGACTAAGTTCAAGGAGCACGTCGATCGACAAATGTTCGAAGTGGTCATTCAAGCTGTAGCAGGCAAGCGTGTGGTTGCACGCGAGACGCTCAAGCCTTTCAGG